Proteins from a genomic interval of Corythoichthys intestinalis isolate RoL2023-P3 chromosome 3, ASM3026506v1, whole genome shotgun sequence:
- the LOC130913196 gene encoding disintegrin and metalloproteinase domain-containing protein 9-like isoform X2, translating to MSRGVMHLDEDSYAIEPLDSAPEQHLLYRLRDVTSQPRGCGTPHRYSERNRTEHAYSQGWQQQEVHQHARAKRDVFHRTHYVELLLVVDNDRYNTMNRNNSAVVEEMVHLANFIDSIYVQLNVRVVLVGLEIWTRQNLISTEGGAGEVLSRFTQWREKELLPRRRHDSAQLILKKSFGVTAGMAYVSTVCSRSHGGGINAFTNNNVFAFASIVAHELGHNLGMNHDDGRTCACPVQACIMNSGATGSRNFSSCSADDFEKMLLITGASCLLNVPHPDEAYNVPSCGNGLQDVGEECDCGSRQECERDPCCEFKTCRLKPGAECADGECCYNCRFKAGGTVCRANTDECDLPEYCNGSSSLCQSDVFVQNGQECRNGQAYCYNGRCRHAGDQCRSIFGAKAKVAPEICFKDVNSKGDRFGNCGYQNYGYKKCESRNALCGKLQCANVQGVKAFGVEPSIITTPIGGAVCSGVDFMLGSDVPDPGMVNEGTKCGRDKVCLNFECQNVNVLNFDCDARNRCHGHGVCNNNRNCHCQAGWAPPFCELAGYGGSVDSGPTWNDKDTSLRDGLLVFFFVLVPLAAMGALAFVRRKQLLRRLGLGSQRRPQAYRPDVPAPPDRGRGPPPVARPPPVGRAGDPSGDVLTQSETSWSATSYATRPPPPPPMKAKAGSAAQPLMPQRAAPPPPPV from the exons ATGTCAAG AGGTGTGATGCATCTGGACGAGGACAGCTATGCCATCGAGCCTTTGGACTCCGCCCCCGAGCAGCACCTGCTGTACCGCCTGCgggacgtgacgtcacagccccgAGGATGCGGGACCCCGCATCGCTACTCCGAACGTAACCGCACCGAGCACGCTTACTCACAGGGATGGCAGCAGCAGGAGGTCCACCAGCACGCCAGG GCGAAGCGAGATGTCTTCCATCGTACACACTATGTGGAGCTACTGCTCGTGGTGGAcaatgacaga TACAACACCATGAACAGGAACAACAGTGCAGTGGTGGAGGAGATGGTTCATCTGGCAAACTTCATAGACAGC ATCTACGTGCAGCTGAACGTACGGGTGGTTCTGGTGGGCCTGGAGATCTGGACCAGGCAGAACCTGATCAGCACAGAGGGGGGCGCTGGCGAGGTTCTCAGTCGCTTTACCCAGTGGCGGGAGAAGGAACTGCTGCCTCGACGACGCCACGACTCGGCGCAGCTGATACT GAAGAAAAGCTTTGGCGTGACAGCGGGGATGGCGTACGTCTCCACCGTGTGCTCAAGGAGTCACGGCGGCGGAATTAACGCG TTCACAAACAACAACGTGTTTGCCTTCGCGTCCATCGTGGCTCACGAGCTCGGCCACAACCTCGGCATGAACCACGACGACGGCCGAACTTGCGCGTGCCCCGTGCAGGCGTGCATCATGAACTCCGGAGCCAC GGGTTCCCGCAACTTCAGCAGCTGCAGCGCTGACGACTTTGAGAAGATGCTCCTGATCACTGGCGCCTCCTGTCTCCTCAACGTGCCGCACCCTGACGAAGCCTACAACGTCCCCTCTTGCGGGAACGGCCTGCAAGACGTCGGCGAGGAATGCGACTGCGGTTCGCGCCAG GAGTGCGAGCGCGACCCCTGCTGTGAGTTTAAGACGTGTCGACTCAAACCGGGAGCCGAGTGCGCCGACGGCGAGTGCTGCTACAACTGTCGG TTCAAGGCCGGCGGCACGGTGTGTCGCGCCAACACGGACGAGTGCGACCTGCCCGAGTACTGCAACGGCTCCTCGTCTCTCTGTCAGAGTGATGTTTTCGTTCAG AACGGTCAAGAGTGTCGGAACGGGCAGGCGTACTGTTACAACGGCCGCTGTCGGCACGCCGGAGACCAGTGCAGGAGCATCTTCGGAGCTA AGGCCAAGGTGGCGCCGGAGATCTGCTTCAAAGACGTCAACAGCAAAGGCGATCGCTTCGGAAACTGCGGATACCAAAACTACGGATACAAAAAGTGCGAGAGCAG AAACGCTTTGTGCGGGAAGCTGCAGTGCGCCAACGTGCAGGGCGTCAAAGCGTTTGGCGTGGAGCCGTCCATCATCACCACGCCCATAGGGGGCGCCGTGTGCTCGGGGGTGGACTTCATGCTGGGCTCGGACGTGCCCGACCCCGGCATGGTCAACGAGGGCACCAAGTGCGGTCGTGACAAG GTGTGCCTCAACTTTGAGTGTCAAAACGTCAACGTCCTCAACTTTGACTGCGACGCACGCAACAGGTGTCACGGCCACGGG GTGTGCAACAACAATCGTAACTGTCACTGCCAGGCCGGCTGGGCTCCCCCTTTCTGTGAGCTGGCAGGTTACGGTGGTAGCGTGGACAGCGGGCCGACCTGGAACG ACAAGGACACGTCACTCCGGGACGGCCTTCTGGTGTTCTTCTTCGTGCTCGTCCCTCTGGCCGCGATGGGCGCCCTGGCCTTCGTGCGCAGGAAGCAGCTGCTGCGGCGCCTCGGCCTGGGGTCTCAACGGCGCCCTCAGGCGTACCG GCCCGACGTACCGGCGCCGCCCGATCGCGGCAGAGGGCCGCCTCCCGTGGCTCGACCGCCACCCGTCGGCCGTGCCGGCGACCCCTCTGGTGACGTGCTCACGCAGTCG